A genomic region of bacterium contains the following coding sequences:
- a CDS encoding DUF4139 domain-containing protein → MFKKCIFLILISLSLIGEIRAESKEGVEITVYNQDLGLVKDNRWIEFKKGENIIRFTDVASLIDPTSVHFKATKYEDKVKIQEQNYEYDLVSANKLLEKYVDKSIQIITKDNQLYEGSLLSFDDKHIILTRDKTKGPVVMVNLENVNDIKFPELPEGLMTRPTLMWGIISDIGDKDLCELTYLTKGMKWYADYVAIVDDKDASLDLTGWVTIDNQSGTTYRNARLKLIAGDIHLLKPKEPTREIMYVGAKAAEDGGFKEEPLFEYHIYTLSRLTTLKDKQTKQINLLSSNNLSCQKTFIYNGARYGKKVQVNLEFVNSQNYGLGIPLPKGKFRVYKADKEGALQFIGEDEIDHTPKDEDVRISIGEAFDVVGERKIISRQKITPQIREDTYEIEVKNHKDEDIEVSVIESQYGTWSVIKTTHDYKIKDANTLEFKIKVRKNDKETIRYTVRCEW, encoded by the coding sequence ATGTTTAAAAAATGTATTTTCTTGATTTTAATTAGTTTGAGTCTTATTGGTGAAATAAGGGCTGAAAGCAAAGAAGGAGTTGAAATTACTGTCTATAATCAGGATTTAGGGTTAGTTAAGGATAACAGATGGATAGAGTTTAAAAAGGGTGAAAATATCATAAGATTTACTGATGTTGCTTCATTAATCGACCCAACATCAGTTCACTTTAAAGCCACAAAATATGAAGATAAGGTTAAGATTCAAGAACAAAATTATGAATATGATTTAGTCAGTGCAAATAAACTGTTAGAAAAATATGTAGATAAGTCAATTCAAATAATTACAAAGGACAATCAGCTCTACGAAGGCTCGTTATTAAGTTTTGATGATAAGCACATCATTTTGACCAGGGATAAGACAAAAGGACCTGTGGTGATGGTTAATCTTGAGAATGTAAATGATATAAAATTCCCTGAATTACCTGAAGGATTAATGACCAGACCTACACTTATGTGGGGAATAATTTCGGATATTGGTGATAAAGATTTATGTGAATTGACTTATCTCACCAAAGGGATGAAGTGGTATGCAGATTATGTGGCAATCGTTGATGATAAAGATGCAAGTTTAGACTTGACGGGCTGGGTAACTATTGATAATCAAAGCGGCACGACTTATAGAAATGCCCGGTTAAAACTTATTGCTGGAGATATTCATTTATTAAAACCAAAAGAACCAACAAGGGAAATAATGTATGTGGGGGCAAAAGCCGCAGAAGACGGAGGATTTAAAGAAGAACCTCTATTTGAGTATCATATTTATACCCTTAGTAGATTGACAACTTTAAAAGATAAGCAAACTAAACAAATTAACCTTTTATCCAGTAATAACCTTTCTTGTCAGAAGACTTTTATTTATAATGGCGCCCGATATGGGAAAAAGGTTCAAGTGAATTTAGAATTTGTGAATTCACAGAATTATGGATTGGGAATACCACTCCCTAAAGGTAAATTCAGGGTATATAAAGCAGATAAAGAAGGTGCCTTGCAGTTCATCGGTGAAGATGAGATTGACCATACCCCAAAGGATGAAGATGTTAGAATTTCCATCGGAGAGGCATTTGATGTGGTTGGAGAACGAAAGATTATCAGCCGTCAAAAAATAACCCCGCAAATCCGTGAGGATACTTATGAAATAGAAGTAAAAAACCATAAAGACGAAGATATTGAAGTTTCAGTCATAGAATCACAATACGGCACCTGGAGTGTAATAAAAACTACCCATGATTACAAAATTAAAGATGCCAATACATTAGAATTTAAAATTAAGGTTAGAAAAAATGATAAGGAAACAATAAGATATACAGTTAGATGTGAGTGGTAA
- a CDS encoding aminotransferase class IV, with product MKIKYPDLLVYVDGKFIPEVNVFNIIEPDGLFESLIFKEGKIFKLEEHLQRLYDGAKVIKIPLDKDKLILAIHQTIKKNNLTNGYIRISVFKSSLQIIVRPLPQYPEEIYTQGVSIITVPTRRHFIESTNPLVKSSNFAANIMAKIEVTSHFEAIMFNKNGYVTEGTISNIFVCKKGKLVTPPIYLGLLRGITRDFIIELAQKEQIEVKEETITRFDLYCCDEVFLTFTSAGIVPVIQIDGRIIGNGHPGILTQKLRSLLH from the coding sequence ATGAAAATAAAATATCCTGATTTATTAGTTTATGTCGATGGTAAATTTATCCCGGAAGTAAATGTGTTCAATATAATTGAGCCAGATGGCTTATTTGAGAGTTTAATCTTTAAAGAAGGTAAGATATTTAAGTTAGAAGAACATTTACAAAGATTATATGATGGGGCGAAAGTTATAAAAATTCCTTTAGACAAAGATAAATTAATCCTGGCGATTCATCAGACGATTAAGAAGAATAATCTTACTAATGGTTATATTCGAATTAGTGTTTTTAAATCCAGCCTTCAGATAATCGTTAGACCTCTACCACAATATCCTGAAGAAATATATACTCAAGGAGTTTCAATCATTACCGTTCCTACCAGAAGACACTTTATAGAATCAACTAATCCGCTGGTAAAATCATCTAATTTTGCGGCGAATATTATGGCTAAGATAGAGGTAACCTCCCATTTTGAGGCAATAATGTTCAATAAAAATGGTTATGTGACCGAAGGAACAATAAGTAATATATTTGTTTGTAAAAAAGGGAAATTAGTCACTCCTCCGATTTATTTAGGGTTATTAAGGGGTATAACCCGAGATTTTATCATAGAATTAGCCCAAAAAGAGCAAATTGAGGTAAAAGAAGAAACAATTACCCGATTTGACCTTTACTGTTGTGATGAGGTGTTTTTAACCTTTACATCAGCAGGAATTGTGCCGGTAATCCAGATAGATGGACGAATTATAGGCAATGGACACCCGGGTATCCTCACTCAAAAATTACGGTCTTTACTACATTAA
- the lptB gene encoding LPS export ABC transporter ATP-binding protein produces MSVLKTNDLIKNYGSKRVVNKVSIEVNQGEVVGLLGPNGAGKTTTFYMVTGLISPDSGNIWLDEIEITHLPMYQRARKGIGYLAQEPSIFRGLTVEENLLAILETIKMTSEQRKIRLNELLEELGIAHLAKQKAVTLSGGERRRCEIARSLVTCPDFMLLDEPFVGIDPIAVDDIQTIVSHLKEKGLGVLITDHNVRETLEITDRTYIMYQGEILLSGTSQDLINDPKAREIYLGEKFTMAG; encoded by the coding sequence ATGTCTGTTCTAAAAACTAATGATTTAATCAAAAACTACGGCTCAAAACGGGTCGTGAATAAGGTCAGTATTGAGGTTAATCAAGGTGAGGTTGTTGGTTTATTAGGACCAAATGGTGCGGGAAAAACAACCACATTTTATATGGTTACAGGACTAATCTCGCCTGATTCTGGCAATATCTGGCTTGATGAAATAGAAATTACCCACTTACCTATGTACCAGAGGGCAAGAAAAGGCATCGGCTATTTAGCCCAGGAACCTTCTATATTTAGAGGATTAACTGTTGAGGAAAATCTATTAGCCATTCTGGAAACCATCAAGATGACTTCAGAACAAAGAAAAATAAGATTAAACGAATTATTAGAGGAATTAGGCATTGCTCATTTAGCGAAACAAAAAGCCGTAACCCTTTCTGGAGGGGAACGAAGACGATGCGAGATTGCCCGCTCGTTAGTTACCTGTCCTGACTTTATGCTTTTAGATGAACCTTTTGTCGGCATTGACCCGATTGCCGTCGATGATATTCAAACCATTGTCTCTCACCTTAAAGAAAAAGGATTAGGCGTGCTGATTACTGACCATAATGTTCGGGAAACATTGGAAATAACCGACCGCACCTATATTATGTATCAAGGAGAAATACTTCTCTCCGGGACTTCTCAAGACCTGATTAATGACCCAAAGGCAAGGGAAATATATCTGGGTG
- a CDS encoding LptA/OstA family protein produces the protein MRRTIFLLINIFVISNTWAEDINIFADNAVWNRKEESTILTGNVLITKGSISISSTKIKVIGKLSTLDEMIGEGEVKVVDKEKNIYLTGGYLKYQKPIEYILITNQPRLELKNEDVTITAMKMEGFYKKNEFVITDLVKIIHQDTIATASKAIYSDDKKRLELIGQPQVIQSENKLVGEKIIYYVKEDRFEVIGGVKAILMKK, from the coding sequence ATGAGGAGAACGATTTTTCTTCTAATAAATATCTTTGTTATTTCCAACACATGGGCAGAGGATATTAATATTTTTGCCGATAATGCTGTCTGGAACCGTAAAGAAGAAAGCACAATCCTGACAGGGAATGTTTTGATTACTAAAGGAAGTATCTCTATTTCTTCAACAAAAATAAAGGTAATTGGTAAATTGTCAACATTAGATGAGATGATAGGTGAAGGGGAGGTAAAGGTTGTTGATAAAGAGAAAAATATTTACCTTACTGGTGGTTATCTGAAATATCAGAAGCCGATTGAATATATCCTTATTACTAACCAGCCTAGATTAGAATTAAAAAATGAAGATGTAACGATTACTGCAATGAAAATGGAAGGGTTTTATAAAAAAAATGAGTTTGTGATAACAGATTTGGTTAAGATTATTCATCAAGATACGATTGCTACTGCTTCAAAAGCCATCTATTCTGATGATAAAAAAAGATTAGAATTAATTGGTCAGCCGCAGGTAATTCAATCAGAAAATAAACTTGTTGGTGAAAAAATAATCTATTATGTTAAAGAGGATAGGTTTGAGGTAATTGGTGGAGTAAAAGCGATATTAATGAAGAAATAG